GTTCGTATCGGACTTACCGCCTACAGTGGGACCTCGTACATGGATTTCGACGTTAGTTTGCAGCGTACTTACTTCAAGTCAGCAGGGACCTATACATTCCGCATGGAAGCCAGACACCTCGGCTCGGGGGATGCGTCCCTCTGCTTCCCGATTATCACAGCCATGTATTTTCCGAGTTCGTACGGGACGGTCACAACAGTCGCCGGTAATCCAGAGGACAACCCTGATTATCGCACCGTTTCTTCCAGTGGCCTGGGCGGCGACGGTACCAGCGAAACCGTTTACGAAGTTGATCTGCGCCATTTGGAGTTGCGTGCACGTGAAGCTCGCGAGCGCGCCTTGGAAGCTGAGTTAGATTTGCAGCGCGCACGGTCGGCGCAAGATGGCATGAACTAATCGATTTGGCGGGTTCACGCCGCGGCGCGCAGGCGAAGACGGACCCGCCCTACATGGCTGTGGACTTGGCGGCAGATAGTACGTTGGGTGGCCGTCTCAAACCTTGTTTGGGACGGAGATAACACACACCACCCCCAAACCGCGTTCGAGGGTGCCACCCGGCGAAGAACCTACGCCCCCTCCAGCTCAATACCGAGTGCATCAGCCAGGCGGTTGACATAGTTGAAATATGCGGCTACCTGTACTACATCGTGAATCATCTGTTCGGTCAGACCGCCAAGCTTGAGACTCTCGATATATTCCTGCGTGGTGGTGTGTGCCCCCAAGGTGACCTTGTCAACGAACTTCAAGATGAGTTGGTTCAGTTCGCCTACCTTTGCCGACACCGCGTCACTTGCCAGTTTAGCTTTGAGATCATCATCGACGATAAGATCACCGTCGCTGCCGAGGGACCGCAACGCGGCCCAATGATGTTCTACTCAGTAGTGGCACTTATTGATCGCCGATACCCGCACCGCAATCATCTCGCGCTGCTGCCGGGTCAAGGAGGTTTTCCCCATAGTTACGGCACGAAAAAGTTCGACATGGTATTTCATCGCAGTCGGATTGTGGGCTGCAATCCGAATGATATTGGCCGGCGTGCGGCTCGGTCCGCCGTATTCGCGGTAGAGCGCCTGCAATTCTTCAGATGCATCGTCGTATGGGATGTAGTCAATAAACGCCACCTGGTACTCCTTTACCGGCTGGTTACGGTCGGATCACACGTGCTGGTATCTCAGTCGCAATTGTTCGGAACTCCGGAAGCCGGTAGACCCACGATCTTTCTGTCGAGGCTATTCCCGGGTCACAAAAGTCCAGACCCGATCAGCCACAGAGCTTTCCTGGCCGGACAGGGTCGCCGACTCCACCTTCAACAGTTCATCCGAGGATAACTCCTGCAGTATGACAACCTCGGGATCATCACCGCTCTCGCTTCCGGTCAAAAGCAGAGTTTGACAGGCCACTGCTTCTACCGCCTCGATCTCACGATAGGGCGCCGCATAGCCCGAACGAATGCCGTACCACCACCACATCATGGTGTAGTAGAACGGGAACCAGTAAGTATCGTGCCGATCCTTGAGCATACGCAGCATCCGTTCGGAGGTCAGATATGGATTCACGGCCATCACCTTGTCTATCCGCGCATCCTCTCGCGCGACAAGTATGGCGGCGTCGCCGCCGAGACCAAAACCGACAATGGCGAGCGGGTGGTGGATTTTCTTTCGCAGATCGAGCCAACGAATAACCTCTTCGAGATCGGTCGCCTCATACTGTCCCTCGCCGTGGTACTGGCCGGTGGATCGCCCGGCAGCACGCTGGTCATAGGCTACTACCGAGTACCCGGCAGTGGACATTTGGCGAGCCAACGACAGCATGCTGTCGCGATCGGCATTATCGTGGTGCAGAAAGAAAACCGTTCCCAGGATTGAGTCGTGAACGGCCGAGTCCGGCAACACATACAGGCAGGCCAGAGTGGTCAGACCGTCGGCCTCCACAGTAAAACTGTCGGC
The DNA window shown above is from Candidatus Zixiibacteriota bacterium and carries:
- a CDS encoding carboxymuconolactone decarboxylase family protein, encoding MAFIDYIPYDDASEELQALYREYGGPSRTPANIIRIAAHNPTAMKYHVELFRAVTMGKTSLTRQQREMIAVRVSAINKCHY
- a CDS encoding alpha/beta hydrolase is translated as MKLSKQTREIINMVIFVLVAALLFVTYVIYPLNRTKAVMGRDNVDDYYEDSLEINDPAAWIDSGLIADSFTVEADGLTTLACLYVLPDSAVHDSILGTVFFLHHDNADRDSMLSLARQMSTAGYSVVAYDQRAAGRSTGQYHGEGQYEATDLEEVIRWLDLRKKIHHPLAIVGFGLGGDAAILVAREDARIDKVMAVNPYLTSERMLRMLKDRHDTYWFPFYYTMMWWWYGIRSGYAAPYREIEAVEAVACQTLLLTGSESGDDPEVVILQELSSDELLKVESATLSGQESSVADRVWTFVTRE
- a CDS encoding peroxidase, whose translation is MSAKVGELNQLILKFVDKVTLGAHTTTQEYIESLKLGGLTEQMIHDVVQVAAYFNYVNRLADALGIELEGA